The Haloarcula laminariae genomic sequence CGTACGCCCGCGCGACGCCGACCGCCCACTCGAAGATGCGCTCCTTGACCGGCGACGCGCTGGCCTGCGTGCGCATCCGCCGGAAGATGCGCTCGTAGACGCGGGGGACGCTGGCGCCCATGTGCGGGCGCACCTGCCGGAGGTCGTCGGCCAGCGTGTCCGGGCTCTCCGCGTAGCAGACCGTGACGCCCGAGGCGTACATGAAGAAGTGGCCCGCCAGCCGCTCGAAGACGTGGGCCAGCGGGAGGAAGGCGATAGAGCGCTTTCCGGCCGCCACCGTCGGGAGGTCGGGGTCCTTGTCCGGACGGGGCCCCAGCCGCCGCCTGGTCTGGTTGACGTTCGCTCGGAAGTTCCGGTGGGTCAGCCGCACCCCTTTCGGCCGCCCGGTGGTCCCGGAGGTGTAGATGATGCTCGCGAGGTCGTCGACCGACCGGTCGGCGAGCCACGACTCGTAGGCGCTCGCCTCGAAGGTCGCTTCGCCCCGGTCGTAGACCTCCCCGAGCGTCAGCACGTCCTCGCGGTCGGGCGCACAGTCGTCCATCGTGACGACGGCGTCGAGGTCGAGGTCGTCCTCGACAGCCAACACGCGCTCCAACTGGTCTTCGGTGCCCACGACCGCCACTTCGGCGTCCGGATCGTCGAGCAGATACTGCACCTGCTGTTCGGAGGAGTCGGTGTACACCGTCGTCACGACACCGCCGGCCGAAAGCACCGCGAAGTCAGAGAGCGCCCACTCCATTCGCGTCGACGCGAACAGACCCACGCGGGTGTCCGCGGTCACGCCCAGGTCTCGGAAGCCGGCGGCGAGATATCGCACCAGCTCGCTCATCCGCTCGTAGCTGACGGCGCCGTACTCGCCGTCGGGCGGTCCCGGCAGGACCTCGCCGGTCAGCGAGCGGTCGTACACGCCGCCCTTGTACCGCTGGGCGTCCCGGTCGGCGTTGCGGGCCGCCGTCGCCGCCAGCAGTTCGCCGAGCGTATCCATCCGGGTCACCTCATCGTCGTAGGCGGCTTCCGCCTCATACCAGCCGGGTGTGGCGCCCATTTCGTCGTAGTTCGCCGAGGACGGACAAGTATGTAATGGATGTTAACATACTACACGTTGGAAACCGTTTCAAAACCGGCTAGCAACCGTCGGGCCCGATAGCAGCCCGGCGCTCACTCGATGTGGATGTCCGTGCCCGCGTCTTCGGGCGGTGCCAGTACGCACTGGACCTCCAATACCCCATTGTGGTAGCTCGC encodes the following:
- a CDS encoding AMP-dependent synthetase/ligase; its protein translation is MGATPGWYEAEAAYDDEVTRMDTLGELLAATAARNADRDAQRYKGGVYDRSLTGEVLPGPPDGEYGAVSYERMSELVRYLAAGFRDLGVTADTRVGLFASTRMEWALSDFAVLSAGGVVTTVYTDSSEQQVQYLLDDPDAEVAVVGTEDQLERVLAVEDDLDLDAVVTMDDCAPDREDVLTLGEVYDRGEATFEASAYESWLADRSVDDLASIIYTSGTTGRPKGVRLTHRNFRANVNQTRRRLGPRPDKDPDLPTVAAGKRSIAFLPLAHVFERLAGHFFMYASGVTVCYAESPDTLADDLRQVRPHMGASVPRVYERIFRRMRTQASASPVKERIFEWAVGVARAYARTDEPGAALSLQHHLADRLVYSTVREGLGGEVEFMVSGGGSLSKSLCETFIGMGVDIVEGYGLTETAPVVAINPPEDLRPGTLGYPVTELDVRLDEGVVDAAEFDEVSGRLGELLVDGPNVTDGYWNDAGGTTRGFTERDGRRWFRTGDVVERTGDGFLVYHDRIKQLLVLSTGKNVAPQPIEDRFATVDVVDQILVVGDDRKFVGALVVPDFEEIERLAAKEGVDLPADPATQCDHEAVRGWVQAAVDEVNADLERTERIKAFELVPEEWTTRNDLLTPSMKKKRRNIHREFEAAVDAIYEE